The genomic interval GTCTACCAGAGAGACCTCGGCGGGGAGACGCACCCGCTCCCGGACGTTGACTTGAACCCTCGAAGGAGCGTACGGTACGCCGCCGATGAACAGTGCTCCGTGCTTCTTGGGTGTGGACTTGGGCGGCACCCAAATGCGAATGGCCGTCGTCACGGGCGAGGGGCGCCTGGCGACGGAGGTGGTCTCGGTGCCCACCGGCAGGGGCTTCGGGCCCGATCACCTGAGGCACGGCCTCCGGGATCTCCGCCATCGTCTCCGGCCCGTCCTGGACAACCGCGCCGACGTCGCGCTCGGCTTCGGAACCGCGGGCATCGTCGATCGCGGCCCCCTCACTCAGTGCAACAACCTTCCCCTCCTCAACGGCACCGACCTCGGGAAGCTGCTGCGGGAGGCCGCGGACGGTCCGGTCGCCCTCGAGAACGACGCGCGCTGCTTCACGCTGGCGGAGGCGAGATACGGCGCCGGCCGCGGCGCCCAAGACGTCTGCGGCATCACCCTCGGGACCGGGGTCGGCTGCGGCGTGATGGTCGGGGGACGGCTTCATCGCGGCGCGGGGTCCCAGGCGGGTGAGGTCTACCGCATTCCGCTTCGGGGGCACTCCCTCGAAGACTTCCTCTCCGGTGCCGGGGTCGTCCGCGGCTACGAAGCGGCCGGGGGGGGGCCCCGTGCCTCCCTCGATGCTCAGGGCATCGCGGAGTTGGCCCGTACCGGCGACAAGGCGGCGGGAGCGGCTTGGCGGTCCTTCGGGGAGGACCTCGCTTTCCTCTGCGCGTCCGTGATCGCGCTCCTAGACCCCGCCGTCATCGTCATCGGCGGGTCCCTGTCCCGGGCGCGCGACCTCTACGTGGCCGACCTGGCCTCACGCTTGGAAGGGTATCCGACCCGCATCGCGGAGGCGGCGCTGGGTCCCGCCGCCGGCGTCATTGGAGCGGCGGCCCTGAACATGGACTAGCGGGCCCGGGGGGAAACCCCGGGCAGGAAGCCCTGCGGACGAGGACGCCGCGGTTCCTCAAGAAACGCCCAGAACACCGGGTCCGGGCCAGGCAAAGCATAGCGGCGCCCAGGGGGAGGGCTCAAGGAGACACCCAGATTCTCAGGGTGTTGCCCAGGCTTGCCGGAGCCGCCGCCGCAA from Vicinamibacteria bacterium carries:
- a CDS encoding ROK family protein → MNSAPCFLGVDLGGTQMRMAVVTGEGRLATEVVSVPTGRGFGPDHLRHGLRDLRHRLRPVLDNRADVALGFGTAGIVDRGPLTQCNNLPLLNGTDLGKLLREAADGPVALENDARCFTLAEARYGAGRGAQDVCGITLGTGVGCGVMVGGRLHRGAGSQAGEVYRIPLRGHSLEDFLSGAGVVRGYEAAGGGPRASLDAQGIAELARTGDKAAGAAWRSFGEDLAFLCASVIALLDPAVIVIGGSLSRARDLYVADLASRLEGYPTRIAEAALGPAAGVIGAAALNMD